ATCCCGCTGTAAGGCAGCGCGCCGCAGCCTTTTTAGCGCGAGCGTAATCCCACTGCGAAAAATCACGCTTGAAACCGCAGTGTGGTTACGCTCGCGGAGCCGGGCGACCGAGAATCGTCGTCAGCGCCTGGCGCAGTGCGGCATTCGGGTCGTCAGGAAGCGCGTCGGCGCGCCACCCGACGAAATCATCCGGGCGAACCAGCAGCGCCCCTTCAGGAGCGAGTCCGGTGACTGCCGCCCACTCGTCGCCGCAGACGCGGTGCGCGGGCACCGACGCCGAAGCCGCGGCGGCACACCAGCGCTCGTCGCCGGTGAGCACCGTGAATCCCGAGCCCAGCAGGTCGAGCGTCGACATACCGTCGCGCACCCACACGTGCGGGACCCGGGTGCCGGGTTGACCGCGCAACTCCGAGACCAGTTGCACCGCGTCCGGCTCGGTCGAACCGTTCACAATCGCCGCCGAGCCGTACCGATATCCGATGAGCAGTTCGAACATCGAGCACTCTTCCTCGGCCGGCAATTGCGGGCGGCCCTCGCTCAGGGGAAGCACGGCAAGGCTCGGGCCGGTCAGCGACTGGCGCGCGGCGAACCGCCCCACCGGGTGACGTTCGGCGTGATAGGTGTCCAGCAGCGCCGGTGCGGCCGTCCCGTCCAATACGGCGGCCAGCTTCCAGGCCAGATTGTGCGCACTCTGGATGGCGGTGTTGGCCCCACCGGCCTTGAACGGCGGCATCGTGTGCGCCGAGTCGCCGACGAGAAATACTCGGCCGCAGCGGAATCGGTCGGCCACCTGCTCGTGCGGCTGCCACGCCGCCACCTCGATGACGTCGATATCGATGGGCTCACCGATCGCCTTGACCAGCAGCTCGCGGCAGCGTCGCGGTGTGAACTGGTCGGCCGTCTCGCCTTTGCCGGGGAAATACGTGGTGATGAACATCCCCAGCTCGCCGTCGACCACCAGGAAGATGCCGTCCACGTCGGCGTTCTTGGTCTGCACGGCGTCGCCGTCGGACAGGTGCGAGACGAACTTCGTCCAGGGCGCCCGGAAATAGATGAAGACGACGAAGATCGGTAGCGCGCCATAACCGGACGTGTTGATGCCCAACCAATTTCGGATCGGGCTGTGCACACCGTCGGCGCCGACGAGGTAGTCGGCGCGGACGGTGTCGGACTCCCCGGTGTCCCGATCGCGCACCACCGCGGTGACGCCCGCCCCGTCCTGCTCGAGCGACGAAAGCTCCGTCCCGTACCGCACCTCGCCGCCCCGGCGGCGCGTGTCGGCAAGCAGGATGGGCTCGAGCCTGCTCTGCGGGCAGTATTGCGCCGCCGGCTCGGGGCTCAGGTGGTCAAGGCCCGTGAAGATGGCGTTGACGTCGATGGCCAGGCGCTTCTCGGCGCTGTTGAGCGCCGGTTTGACCATGATGCCCGAAACATGGTCGGCGACCGCGTGCACCTCGTCGCCAAGTCCCAGGCCGCGCAGGATTTCCAGGCTGCGGAAGCTCAGATTGCGGGCCTTCGGATAGATGAACACCTCGCGCCGCTTCTCGACCAGCAGCGAGTGAACACCGTGCTTGGCCAGCAGCGCCGAAGTGGCGAGGCCGGCGGCGCCGGCGCCGACGATGAGGACGGGAATTCGCGTGGACGTCACCGACAAAATGATAGTCACTATCATTCGATATTTACAGTCAGAATCGAGCCCAAATCGGCCTGGTGAAAGATGGGTCCATGACTCTCTCGGCGGCGGCGATGCTGGACGTCGCGTTCGACGAGGCGCGGGCCGGGCTGGCGGAGGGCGGCATCCCGATCGGGGCCGCGTTGTTCACTGCGGACGGCGCGCTGCTGGGCCGCGGCCGCAACCGCCGTGTGCAGCAAGGCGATCCGTCGCTGCACGCCGAGGTCGACGCGTTTCGTGCGGCCGGCCGACAGCGCGACTACCGCTCCACGCTCATGGTGACGACGCTCTCGCCGTGCTGGTACTGCAGTGGCCTGGTGCGCCAGTTCA
This genomic interval from Mycobacterium sp. SMC-2 contains the following:
- a CDS encoding FAD-dependent monooxygenase, with the translated sequence MIVTIILSVTSTRIPVLIVGAGAAGLATSALLAKHGVHSLLVEKRREVFIYPKARNLSFRSLEILRGLGLGDEVHAVADHVSGIMVKPALNSAEKRLAIDVNAIFTGLDHLSPEPAAQYCPQSRLEPILLADTRRRGGEVRYGTELSSLEQDGAGVTAVVRDRDTGESDTVRADYLVGADGVHSPIRNWLGINTSGYGALPIFVVFIYFRAPWTKFVSHLSDGDAVQTKNADVDGIFLVVDGELGMFITTYFPGKGETADQFTPRRCRELLVKAIGEPIDIDVIEVAAWQPHEQVADRFRCGRVFLVGDSAHTMPPFKAGGANTAIQSAHNLAWKLAAVLDGTAAPALLDTYHAERHPVGRFAARQSLTGPSLAVLPLSEGRPQLPAEEECSMFELLIGYRYGSAAIVNGSTEPDAVQLVSELRGQPGTRVPHVWVRDGMSTLDLLGSGFTVLTGDERWCAAAASASVPAHRVCGDEWAAVTGLAPEGALLVRPDDFVGWRADALPDDPNAALRQALTTILGRPAPRA
- a CDS encoding nucleoside deaminase, which codes for MLDVAFDEARAGLAEGGIPIGAALFTADGALLGRGRNRRVQQGDPSLHAEVDAFRAAGRQRDYRSTLMVTTLSPCWYCSGLVRQFNIGSLLVGECRTFSGGHEWLAGNGVKVTVLDDDRCAAMMRAFIAEHPDLWHEDIGLAP